CAACATCCGTTTTTATCGAAGACCTGTGTTTCATCCATGTAATAATAGACCCACTCCctacaagaattttccattgaGTACTAAAGATGATTTTATATTCATGTCAAAAGAGTTTTCGTAGTTCTATGTCCATATGAATAAATCATTTATAATATGGTATACCTACGATTGAATTGAAGTGTAGCAATGCATGGCCCTTGTGACTCGAACGAGGTTAGGTAACATTAAAATCCAATCCAACTCATTTCACACCCCCTAGTAACAGGGACACTGGATTTGATTAATAGAGGCACCATCTAAGCTTAGTCCAGACTTATCAaccggaaaaataaaataaaattcaagactAGATATTCACGTTCCTTGGTCTAACGATGCAAGAAATCCACTATCgatcgtgaaaaaaaaaaaaaaaagtggcagcTATTTTTCGAAAGACCTCCATCCGGTGTTCGAGTTTTGAGTCATTTACGGAAGAGTTTACCCGAGAATAGGCAAAGACCAATTTTCAAATTGGTCCCTCAATTATCAGCGAAGGTGTGGACTTAATCAGTCGGGTTATCATCGACAAGTAATAGTCATTTATAAACTGAACTATAGAAAACTTCAAAAGAATTGAAAACTAGCCAGCGAAGTTATCAGGCCCACACAACGCGAAGGTTATTGGCGGGAATCCTCCTAAAGTTAGTCCCACAAAGTCATCCGTATCCACGCGCAATCAACACAAGAGTAAACGCACAAAGCCATCCATATCCACACGCAATCGACACTAGAATAACCGATGTGCGGTTGGTTCTATTACTGCTTTTTTTTAGAACTATCGTAACTTGTtataaagaaattattattagaTAATAAAAGACCaatgaactctttttttttttttttggataatgaaatatttctatggagatatttatttatttgaatttagcAACCGCTTTATGTAACCATCCATAATGAATTACAAATATTGCGACTGTGTTCATTGTAAGCCCCTAATAATCATGACAAAATCTATTATCTTTTAGCAATGCAATCTTTCAACTATCCTAAAAACTATGTTATTATCTATTGTCTCAAGATCTCTTGTGTTGCTTAAATTGGGACGGAATATCATTTAATTATCATCTTGTCATCCATTAAATTCCACTAGAATATCATAATCGATCACTGTGATGCATTAACACTTCTATTCGAGTCGCCACATAATCCATCCCCATctaataaaaatcgaaaaattaattCCAGTGAAAGATCGATTGGGCGACACAAGTTTGTGGACTTGAGAGGgtatttaatgattttctgaGTGGTTAGGTCTCCACGCCTATGCGTCTTGATTAATTACtattgcaagaaaaattaaactACCCACTACAACCACCGGATGTAGACATCTTTAATGACTACATACATTAATCACTATTGcgtgaaaaattaaaactacCCACTACCATCTATTGAAGAAGCAATCACCGGATTTACACATCTTTAATGACTACATACAGTCCATTCACTCAAATTCCTTCGAACTTCGAAATCCAATTCCTTCCTTGTTTCCTGTGTCACGGTCATGTACATACTAGTCACTGCTAGCTTAAGAGAAGATATCCGATTGTCGTCTTCAATGAACTTTGGCTATATTTTAAGCACTCATTAAGCATCGCTAAGAAAAGTAAAGTTtcgtttgtttcataaaaatatataattttaaaaaacattctaaaaataattacttcgaaataattaattgattaaaaatattttttattcaattatttttataagcaatacaaatcatcacttttttaatgatatttttcactcttttttttttttttttttttttttttttataaattttgtcgAAGGAAACTCACCTCAAGATGCAAATTATAAGCgacgtggaaaagaaaaagaacttcgAAACCTGATGGTATGTTCTTCCTAATTCTTCTAATGCTTGAAATCCATGACTTCCGAGGTggccccctcctctctctctctctctctccctccctcctcgtCGGGGATCCTATCGTTTCGCGCCACGTTCTTCCTCACCCGCGAGTCGAATCAGTGCCGATCCTTCGCACGCTCGCAAATTCGAAATCGGATTCGAATCAAGTGGCGATCGTGGCTCGTAACGGACACGGAAGGAAAGCGAAAGCGATcgccaaaaacaaaatagacgCCCCGGCTGGCCCGAGGATGTTGTACGGACAAACATCCCCTTCGAAAGACCCGTCTTTAATCTCGTCTTTATTATCCTATTTAAAAAGGCCCTGTTCATCGGCCTTATgctcctttatttatttattttttataaaattttaagtaataaaattcgatttttccatctgctttttttttatttcccgcCGCCACGGGCCCACGATAGGACGTCGTGGGAGGCGAACAATCATTCCCCGGTCGCGGGAAACCGGGCCCCGCGCGATCCTCGACGTCCGTTGGGAGCCGCACGTGTCGAGATCGGGAgcccccgctctctctctctctctcaggcgGAAGCTTCGGCAACAAGATTTCGAGTTGGGGGTTGACCAAGTGGGGCCCGCCCCGCTTTCTCTCAGGACCGGATTTCCAATAatgccctcgccggccgtgGTGGGAGACTTCCGTCGTCTCTCTTTATCCAGCGGCTTTTCTTTAGCCCCAAAAGTGCCAATGCCTCGACACTGTACGTCCATCGGATCCTCGTTTTTGCGGATGACCATGTTCATATTTAATTCGTAGGCATTTAATAAGATCGAGGATTCTGTTTCGATTTAACGTTTGGGAATATTTATTTATCGCAAATTGAACCTTATTCCATATGCACCACTGATTGAAGGATTTTTGTACATATTATGATCTTTCGCACAATGAGATTATCTCAATCACTAAATTACAAACCATTTATCGCCATTGGATGAAGAATTGCAACTAAATCACTTTTTTTAGAGCTTGATTTCAAAATGCATCATCACTCGTACACATACACATGTTCCATTACCGATCGATTGGATAGTTTAGATGCTTCATATTTACCTATTCAAATTATGCACTCGTGTTGCGACGAGTATTTTGTGATTTGACTTGTATCAAATTGATCAAGAAGACTTGGGGTGGgctaataatatttttttctttggtgaagCAGAAATGCTTCCCCCATGAGTTAAATCCCAAATTCCAATTTTCTCACTTGATTCTTTGAGTGAGATTTGGATATTAAATTTCACACGATTAGAGTAAAAGAGATTTGGCTAGGCTCCGTGGCATGTCCCATTACGCTAACGTCCAAAACACGGGAGATGCGAGCGACGCCTTTGAAGACGCTTCTCTCTGTCTTCTCATatgcccaaaataaaaataaaaataaaaataaatattatttatttatcggaaaagaaaagaatattttaataGGCCGAAAAATCGCCCATAGAAAAAAGCGACTTTAGCTCCACGTCACATTTTCCTTAGCGGGCTAATCATCCGTTTTTTTCTCTTGacaatttctttcttccccactccgtattttctaaatttttcgcCCCTCTCTCTCCGCTCACTATCAGCTCTCAGCTCTCAGCTCTCGTTCTCTCGGTCTCGGTGCCGCGCGCACAGTCTCGCTTCGCTCTCCAACCGCATTCCTCCCTCGAATCGCCGTCTCCCTCCATCTTTCCCCCTCAATGTCGCGCCGTGGCGGCCGCGGTGGCCGCGCGGGAGGCAGGCGATCGGACGCTAGCGGCGATCAGCCGGCCCCGTCGTTTCagcgcggcggcggaggaagaggaggtggcggtggtgcCGGCAGGGGCCGCGGTTACGCCGGCGCTGTCGGTGGTCCCGGTCAGcgtccggctccggctccggctcctgCTCCTTCACCGGTTCCGCCGGCTGTTGCTGCTGGGCGTCCCGCACCGGCTTCTAGTGTTGCAGCCGCCTCTCCTGGAGCGTCTacctcggcggcggcggctccggcggcggctccggctccggctccggctcctcCCCCCGTGGCGCCGGCTCCGGATGTTCCTCTGAGCGGCGAGCTCGAGCGGCGGCTCACATTACAGGCTCCGGCGCCACCGCCCCTCTCGTCGAAGGGGATCAGATTCCCGCAGAGGCCGGGCTTCGGAAAGGCCGGGAGGAAGTGCGTGGTTCGAGCGAACCACTTTCTAGTCCAAGTAGCCGACCAGGATTTTCACCACTACGACGTAACGATCTCCTCCTTCGTCTCATTTTGTTTGGCGAATCGCGTTTGCCTGTGAAATTTTTTGTCATCTTGCTCAAATCGTCCCACTTTTGGTCATAAGCAGGGTGTGCATGCGTGGGTTTTAGCTAGCGtgttttgctctctcttttcctcgaTGAAATTCATCTGCGTGGTTAagctatatttttcttcttcatcatatGTTCCCGtcttacttttttttcccccttttcgtGCTCTATTCTGGCATTTTGGCTTTTGGTTTCGTTAGTCAGCGGCCTTTGCCGAGTCCAGCATGTCGAATCATGAACCATTacggcatttttatttttatttttttgttctctctctcttttccatggatgattttttttttttttttttttttgacttttatgTAATGGCCGGGATTTTTCCCCTTcgcttgtcttttctttttgagttgcTGATGCTGAGGACGTGTTGCGGGGACATTTGCCCAGATTAGTTGTCTGGTCGAGGAGCTTTTGTGgtgatttttttgtcatcaGTTTTGAGTTGaaagtttttgttaattttctgaTATTGTCTTTTGACGctaaatcgattttttatttttcggaaattagtaATAGTTAATTTTTTGGGCTAAGATGTTGATGGTGTTTCCTGAGCAGTGGtctgtcttttttatttttgcttcttttttatttttttttccccaacttCTGCAATGCTTCTCCAAGGAATGGGAGAAGTCCTCTTTACCTTCACTTCTCTTCCTCAATGtctgtaattctgttgaataaATCGAATCTGCTTAGCACTCTAAATAATGTAATCTACATTTCCCTTCAAGAGCTTTTGTGGTGATCTTTTCGTCATCATTTGTCCCAGTAGATTTGAGTTGAAACTTTCCTTGTTAATTTCCCGATATTCTCTTCCAACCCTGGATTTTTTGGGCTTAGATGTTGATCATGTCCCCTGAGCAGTGGCCtgtctgttttttcttttccaagtttTTGCAATGCTTCTTTGAGGAATGGGAGAAGTCCTATTTACTTTCACCTCCCCCCCCCTCAATACTGTGATACTGTTGAATGAATTGTTTCTGCTTAGCACGTTAAATCCTCACAGTAATGTACTTTCCCCTTCAGGAGCTTTTGTGGTGATCATTTCATCATTATTTGTCCCAGTAGATTTGAGTTGAAACTTTTCTTGTTAATTTTCTGATATTCTCTTCTGACACTGAATTGTTTTCTCGGGAATTAGTActagttaatttttttgggcTATTATGTTAATCATGTTTTCTGAGCAGTGGCCTCTCCTCTTGGTGTTTTTTTGCCTCCTGAGTTCTGCAATGCTTGGGAGAAGCCCTATTTACCTTCACTTCTCTTCCTTAATATCTGTAATTCTGTTTAATAAATTGTTTCTCGGTCAATTTGTCGTGCCATATTATGCCATGAATTTGCTGACATTATTTTTCGGCACATGATGATTTAGGTATCTATTGATCCAGTGATTGCTTCCAAGAAAACTAATAGGGAGATATTAGCTGTTCTTGTCAAAGAGTATTGGGAGACTCATTTAGGTAGAAGGAGGCCGGCCTATGATGGTAGAAAAAGTCTTTACACAGCAGGACCATTGCCTTTCGACAACAAGGTGTTTTCTGTAAAATTGGTAGAAAATAATGAAGCTTCCGGGAGTTCTTCTCAATCGAGAAGGTGAACTTTCTTTATTGTTTTGGCAATAAATAAGCATTTGACAATTctttagtttttaatttggAGGCATCATGCAGGAAGGATCGTGAATTCAAGGTGACTATATCGCTGGTCGCTAAAActgatcttcatcatcttcagcaGTTTATTCAGGGTAGACAATTGGATTGTCCGCAGGAGATAATACAAGTTCTTGACGTGGTCCTTAGAGCCTCTCCATCTGAAAAGTAATTTCGCAACTCATATACATCATTTTGTTATGGTTAACTTGTGTCCACTATGTACTTTTGCTTCCTCTATCCATCCATCTATTGACTTGTTGAATTCATTATTGTAGGTATGCTGTTGTTGGACGATCATTTTTCTCACCTGATTTAGGGCTCAAAGGTGACCTTGGTGAGGGTTTAGAATACTGGAGGGGATATTACCAGTCTATAAGACCTACACAGTTTGGGCTCTCACTGAATATAGGTACCTCGCTTGAGCAGCCAATTATCTTTGCTCATGTACATTAGCCAATCTTGTATATCTATCTGAACAGTACTAATTCAGTCTGCGATTTTCTTGAGCTGTAGATGTGTCGGCTAGAGCTTTCTATGAGCCAATTCTGGTTTCTGATTTTGTTGCAAAACACTTCCACCGTCGAGATCTGTCAAGGCCATTGTCGGATCCAGACCGTATTAAGGTATGACCCATAAACGCATCTGCATTGTGTAGTgggaaaaaaaagcaaaaggaagaatTACATATCTGTGAAATCTGGGGGAACTGAAATGGAATTTGTTTTATCCATATTATCTCTGTATGTGTGGGTTTCTGTCGGTGAGCATGTGTGTTTCAGGTGGAGGGAGAGGGGTGCTTTTGTTGGATGGTTATTTGGCATTGCTTTTTTTTATGCAAGTGAGTTACGAAAACCTCTCTCATTTTAGACATTTCTTTAGGTGAAGAAGGCTTTGAAGGGAATTAGGGTGGAAATCACTCATAGAGAATATCGGAGAAGTTACAAGATTACTGGAGTGTCAAATAAGCCAATGATGCACACCACGTGAggactttttttctcttttgcattgCTTTATCTGGTTCTACCCTAGTTTTAAATGCATATATGGTAGCACAGAGTTTATTTTGTATTTAGGAAAGAAGATTAGATGTTGAAGACCCTATTGTTAAATTTTGCGTGGCATTGATATATCAAGAACAAAACACAATAACCTGAGATATTTCTGTGCCTCTCTTGTGGAAGATATTGCTCTGGAGGAGTGCTTCATATGTATTGAAAATATAGTCTCCATGTTGGATGGTTTACCATTTAGTTATATGTTTCCACCTTCTCTTCTGGCAAAGTAAATGTCCTTTGAACAACTCCCCCATTGCCATATTGTCGACACCCTCTTGTATGAAATTCTCTCCGGGAAAAATTTGGTGTGGCTTgtcaagtaaaagaaaaaaggaaacattGGTATGAGATGATGGCTCGTAGGAGCTGTTTTGACTTGTTTTACTTTTGAGATGATAAGGACTTGTTGCCTATGGTGTggtgcttcttttcatttttgtaagttctAAACCAAAATGTCTTCACTTGAAATCTTTGACATGATTAAGGTAGCGTTATTTCAATCCTCCCTGAATCTAGTACATGTTCTTGTGCTCCTGTGATAAATGTGACCTCAAGGAACTGTAACCTATTTTCTCAATTCTTATAGTAATCTGTGTTTTACAAAATGTTCACAATGTTTATTCGGTCAATCAGGTTTTTGCTTGATGAGGGCGAAGAGAAGTCAGTTGTTGTTTACTTCCGGGACAAATACAATATTGATTTGCAATATAAATCAATGCCCGCGCTACTAGCTGGAAGTGACACGAAGCCTGTCTTCTTACCAATGGAGGTTTCTTTTTATGAtgatgagattttttatttctttttattctcttttaagAAGCCTGCTTTATTTAGCTCTTGTCATGAAAGGTCTGGCTTTTCTGTTTGCAGCTTTGTAGAATTGTTGATGGGCAGAGGTACactaaaaaattgaatgaacgGCAAGTAACTGCTCTGTTAAGGGCGACTTGCCAACGCCCTTATGACAGGGAAATGAGTATCAGGCAGGTAGGAAATGTTAGCTGGCTTCATATATACATTCTTTTGATAAGGATTAGCTGGCTTCATATATACATTCTTTTGATAAGGATCTTCTAGGCAGTGCAATTTTCAGGCTAAGCTAGCGCATGCTTGTGCAGATGGTTGATGGGAATAAATATGATGATGAACTCCTCCTAACGACAGAATTTGGGATGTCAGTGGGAAAGGAACTTGCTTCCATTGAGGCTCGTGTCTTGCCACCCCCAATGGTATGCTGTAGTACATCTTTGTTGTGGGAAACTGAATGCTGACATAGTTGCATTCTATTTATTCTAGTTTCGTCAGCTGACTTTTGCTATTGATGCAGCTTAAGTATCATGAAACTGGTCGAGATGCAACGGTTGGTCCGCTTATGGGACAGTGGAATATGATTAACAAGGTGAGCTACCTCCATTTATTGTCAATTGATATTCATCTTCTGATGTGCCCGCAGTGATGGTTGGTGCAGAAAAATTCAATAAACAAACATTGTAGTGTTATCTTTAGTTGATTATTTTAACATTTTGACCACAATcagttcttttttctatttgtttacAGAAAATGATCAACGGAGGTAAAGTGGATGCCTGGACCTGTGTAAACTTCTCAAGATTGAATGGAAATATGACTCGTCAATTTTGTGACGAGTTGGTCAAGATGTGTATTAGTAAAGGGATGGTAGGTATCTTTGACAGAGCAATGTCATATAATGGaatatctctctttttttctatttcttggtGATGTTATGAGATACAAATTTTTTGCAccttagaaaattttaatatcCTCAACAGGCTTTTAACCCACCTCTACTCCCTATACGTGATGGTCAACCCCACCAGATTGAAAGAGTCCTTGCAGATATTAATAGAGAATCTCGGGCAAGCCTTGCAAACTCGAATCTACCTCGCAAAGAACTTCAGCTGTTAGTAATTATCTTACCGGACATGACTGGATCTTATGGTAAGTTATCCTTTAATTGTCATCTTTAGAGCTCTTACGGagttaaaattttcccttttctgatGACCATTTGTTTCCcaggaaagataaaaagaatatgTGAAACTGAATTGGGAATTGTCTCACAGTGTTGCCAACCTAGACAAGCTGCAAAAATGAGCAAgcaatattttgaaaatcttgCACTGAAAATTAATGTCAAGGTAGTGAGGTTCTTTTCTGCatgaattttctatttcatcAATTATGATTATTGATCATTCTGCTTGATGGTCATAGGTTGGTGGAAGGAATACTGTTCTGAATGATGCCATCCTGAGAAGAATCCCTCTCATCACTGATTTGCCAACCATAATTTTTGGGGCTGATGTAACACACCCGCAACCTGGAGATGATACTAATCCATCCATAGCAGCTGTATGCATTTTGCTTTTCTGTTGtcatatgatattttgaagtgtTTAAACAATTGATGGTATTGATATGACCAGGTGGTAGCTTCCATGGACTGGCCGGAGGTGACAAAATATAGAGGTCTTGTTTCTGCTCAAACTCACCGACAGGAAATCATTAATGATTTGTACATCCAGAAACAGACCTCAGAGGGGAAAGCTGGAGGAATGATCAGGTAAGGCcttgtttgttttctttgatGCCTATCATTAATATGCTTTCCCCTAACTCACTTCCACATTCTCTGCAGGGAACTGCTTATTGCCTTTAGAAGATCTACTGGGCATAAACCTCATAGGATAATATTTTATAGGTGTTGTACTTTTTTTGTTGTGCTAAAGTAGATAGCTTTGTTTGTCATTGCCATTGAAGTTTGATTGTCACTGCAGGGATGGGGTGAGTGAAGGTCAATTCTCTCAAGTTCTTCTTTATGAAATGGATGCGATTCGCAAGGTATTTAGTGGGAATAAGTCCATGGAATATTCGCTCATCATCTTTCCTTTAGGTAGGATCTTAAGAGCCATTTTTCTAGTTATAACTTGAGTCGGTGTTGCCATAGGCTTGTGCCTCACTTGAAGAGGGTTATTTGCCACGAGTTACTTTCGTTGTGGTGCAAAAGAGGCACCACACACGCCTCTTTCCTGAGAATTATAACAGACGTGATTCAATGGACAGGAGCGGCAATATACTACCTGGTATGGTACCCTCTTAAATGTTTGTGTTAATTTAGCAAAGTGTCTTGCTTTTCAAGTacttaaatttttagtacaTTTGATTAGGTACTGTTGTCGATACTCACATCTGCCACCCCACTGAATTTGATTTTTACCTCAATAGCCATGCTGGGATTCAGGTGACACCGATCTCCTTTATGCTAAGTGAAACACACCAATTGATGTTGTGATTGAACTCTTGTTTTGTTATGTAAATGCCATGTGTTGCATTCATATGATGTAGGGTACTAGTAGACCATCTCACTATCATGTATTACTTGATGAGAACAAATTTACTGCCGATGCTCTCCAAACCCTCACGAACAATTTGTGCTACACGTAAGTACTCTTCTGCCCAACTGATTTCACTCATTGCCTAGAGAATAGTTACTTTGGATCATATCTTATTGTTATATTTGAACTCTGCAGATATGCTCGATGTACACGCTCGGTGTCAATAGGTTCGATCAGGATCTGTTATTTTTCAGcattgaactttttttctttaaaacccCCTTCGAACTTTTTACTCCACTGACATTTTGTGCCTCCTGCAGTGCCTCCTGCTTATTATGCGCATTTAGCAGCCTTTCGAGCGAGGTATTACATAGAGGGGGACGGGTCGGATACTGGGTCatcaggaggaggaggaaggggcaCCAAGGAGGGGACTGCTGTCGAGATTCGGGCACTTCCTTCCATCAAAGATAATGTCAAAGATGTAATGTTTTATTGCTGATGCGTTGCGCACTAAGGAGGGATCGCACTGTTTTACTGGAAATATACTCAGCGTCACTTCACGCGACAtacattttgggttttgattcaTGTGAAAACAAGCACTAGACTCAGTTAGGAACTGGTGGGACCGCTTAGGCAATTGTCAGGTTTCGTGTTAAGACACCTTTTGATGTTCGGTATCGCTTTTGGTGCGGATGTTAATATTGACAGCACCTCACATACTCCCAATGAGGTTTACTTGATTGTGCAGAAGAAAGCTGCGTGTGCAAGAAAGTTCACATATGCAGTTGATGATGTTCCTAAGTAGAACCGATGACAGATTTCCTTCTTTGGACATGCTTTCTAACTTTCACTTTATGATTGAAAGATGTGCCatagatttgaaatttcaaattagttgTCATTGGCATTTTGGGTTTGAGGGTAGTGAGGAAAGTCGTTAGAACTCTATTGAGCTTTCCCCTAAGATAGGGGATGCAATCCATGTCATCGATTGACATTGTAATCCGACACCCTTTTGTCGTGACAAGGTAAGAGTGTGAGAAGCCCAATCCTTGCATCCAGTACCAATTACTGATGCTTCCTAAAAGCCTCATTAGATATAATCAACAATACTTTAACAAAGCCTAGTTGAAAggggaaattttttaattattctcaagcgaaaaataaaaataaatatacagGGTAGAAAGTATCCCCGCCGATGGCTGCATGGTTGCACCACGTCCAACCTGGCCTCTACGTTACACGGAGAAAAATAGAGCTGTTTATGTACACGAAAGGAAAGGGTGCAAAGAAACACCGAGGGATATTTTCCTAGTGTAAATGCTAAAAAAGCCTAATAATGCTTCCGAGCATGGATATGGTCATGAAACAGACTCTCAGTCCCCATTGAGTGAATCCAAAAGGTGCAACCCTATCCAAACCACCGCCACGACTCATTTGCCCCGCATGGAAGTACTCTCCTTGGCCCTTGCTGTTGGTCGTGGCTGTGGAGACATTGACCGAGAGGGAACCTGGGAAGATGCATTTATGCAAACACGGAAAATTTACTGTTTGCTGAAAGGATGGAATTGCTTGTCCAATTTGTGAAAACGCTGATAGCATGTtgaaaaataaaggaggaaCTCATCCTAATTAGATTCTTGCTCAGTTTCAATTTGGACGAAGAGAAAGCAACTCACAGTCGTAGTTAGTCCATCCAAGCCGCTGGCCAGCCAGGTCATATACGACGATTTTGTTTTTCAGAACAAGATCTGTAGAAAAAGGGCAGTAACCTTGAATGCTTTAGAGGTAGAGAGTCCAAGGCATGCACATTCAAATCGATCCATATCCATTATGTCATAAGCATGatgtgaaaaatgcaaaagagtGTCCTTTCTTGAGGTCCCCACGAAACAAGAATGAGAACTTTGGCCCTAAAATATAAAGACCCCTCTATAGTGTTTCCCAGTTCTCGAGTTTcaaaaagcataaacaaaaagCAAACTGAAAGAGTCAGGGTTCGTACTTTTCCCAGGCTATATTGATAGGAAGTTGTGAAAACTGAAATTGCCAAGCTTATGGAGGAGGCACACATGGGGGAAACAACGATCGTTCTTTAGGAAACTGTCAACTTCATATGGATAAGTTCATCCATATGATTGGGTCACCTTTGATTCATGCCAACAagatatttgcatatttattaGGAAACATTAAAACGGAATAGATCCGGACACACACAAATGCTGGTTgtttgaggaaaaagaaataaaaagttatatTCAACTTATACAAGAGGGTTCAAGACAATGAGAGAGGGGAAATAGGGATAAAACATATACCAGACGGCCTCACCTCCTAATATTGTTCTAGCTTGGCCCTGAGCCTTTGAAAAGCCCGGACACCAGACCGTAGAACCATCCTGTGAGGACAATATTTACAACATCTGTCAAGATAGTGCATACTAAGACAGCCACCTAACAGCCCATGTCACCAAGCAAAATTAGGTAGCTACTGCGACCAGATCAGATGCAGCTTCGCAGGCAGAGAATAGAGAAGCAGATGTACAGACTTGTAATCTTTAATGAACAGCATTCAACAGTTTCTTCCAGAGAAATCTAGATCTCGACTAGACAAAAGAATCTTATAGTGTAGCAGCAGTAAGACAACAACAAGAAACCTGTTGACA
The nucleotide sequence above comes from Eucalyptus grandis isolate ANBG69807.140 chromosome 2, ASM1654582v1, whole genome shotgun sequence. Encoded proteins:
- the LOC104434026 gene encoding protein argonaute 5 isoform X2 yields the protein MLGRSPIYLHFSSLISVSIDPVIASKKTNREILAVLVKEYWETHLGRRRPAYDGRKSLYTAGPLPFDNKVFSVKLVENNEASGSSSQSRRKDREFKVTISLVAKTDLHHLQQFIQGRQLDCPQEIIQVLDVVLRASPSEKYAVVGRSFFSPDLGLKGDLGEGLEYWRGYYQSIRPTQFGLSLNIDVSARAFYEPILVSDFVAKHFHRRDLSRPLSDPDRIKVKKALKGIRVEITHREYRRSYKITGVSNKPMMHTTFLLDEGEEKSVVVYFRDKYNIDLQYKSMPALLAGSDTKPVFLPMELCRIVDGQRYTKKLNERQVTALLRATCQRPYDREMSIRQMVDGNKYDDELLLTTEFGMSVGKELASIEARVLPPPMLKYHETGRDATVGPLMGQWNMINKKMINGGKVDAWTCVNFSRLNGNMTRQFCDELVKMCISKGMAFNPPLLPIRDGQPHQIERVLADINRESRASLANSNLPRKELQLLVIILPDMTGSYGKIKRICETELGIVSQCCQPRQAAKMSKQYFENLALKINVKVGGRNTVLNDAILRRIPLITDLPTIIFGADVTHPQPGDDTNPSIAAVVASMDWPEVTKYRGLVSAQTHRQEIINDLYIQKQTSEGKAGGMIRELLIAFRRSTGHKPHRIIFYRDGVSEGQFSQVLLYEMDAIRKACASLEEGYLPRVTFVVVQKRHHTRLFPENYNRRDSMDRSGNILPGTVVDTHICHPTEFDFYLNSHAGIQGTSRPSHYHVLLDENKFTADALQTLTNNLCYTYARCTRSVSIVPPAYYAHLAAFRARYYIEGDGSDTGSSGGGGRGTKEGTAVEIRALPSIKDNVKDVMFYC
- the LOC104434026 gene encoding protein argonaute 5 isoform X1 encodes the protein MSRRGGRGGRAGGRRSDASGDQPAPSFQRGGGGRGGGGGAGRGRGYAGAVGGPGQRPAPAPAPAPSPVPPAVAAGRPAPASSVAAASPGASTSAAAAPAAAPAPAPAPPPVAPAPDVPLSGELERRLTLQAPAPPPLSSKGIRFPQRPGFGKAGRKCVVRANHFLVQVADQDFHHYDVSIDPVIASKKTNREILAVLVKEYWETHLGRRRPAYDGRKSLYTAGPLPFDNKVFSVKLVENNEASGSSSQSRRKDREFKVTISLVAKTDLHHLQQFIQGRQLDCPQEIIQVLDVVLRASPSEKYAVVGRSFFSPDLGLKGDLGEGLEYWRGYYQSIRPTQFGLSLNIDVSARAFYEPILVSDFVAKHFHRRDLSRPLSDPDRIKVKKALKGIRVEITHREYRRSYKITGVSNKPMMHTTFLLDEGEEKSVVVYFRDKYNIDLQYKSMPALLAGSDTKPVFLPMELCRIVDGQRYTKKLNERQVTALLRATCQRPYDREMSIRQMVDGNKYDDELLLTTEFGMSVGKELASIEARVLPPPMLKYHETGRDATVGPLMGQWNMINKKMINGGKVDAWTCVNFSRLNGNMTRQFCDELVKMCISKGMAFNPPLLPIRDGQPHQIERVLADINRESRASLANSNLPRKELQLLVIILPDMTGSYGKIKRICETELGIVSQCCQPRQAAKMSKQYFENLALKINVKVGGRNTVLNDAILRRIPLITDLPTIIFGADVTHPQPGDDTNPSIAAVVASMDWPEVTKYRGLVSAQTHRQEIINDLYIQKQTSEGKAGGMIRELLIAFRRSTGHKPHRIIFYRDGVSEGQFSQVLLYEMDAIRKACASLEEGYLPRVTFVVVQKRHHTRLFPENYNRRDSMDRSGNILPGTVVDTHICHPTEFDFYLNSHAGIQGTSRPSHYHVLLDENKFTADALQTLTNNLCYTYARCTRSVSIVPPAYYAHLAAFRARYYIEGDGSDTGSSGGGGRGTKEGTAVEIRALPSIKDNVKDVMFYC